TTACAAACCAAAAAAGAACTGCAAGCACATTACAACTTAGGCCTGGCTTTTATTGATGGGGCTAACCAGGCCTCTTACCAGGTACATACCAAGCATTTAGACTTTAAAGCAATCGGCGAAATTACTTTTAATAACCGGGCTTATGCTATTCTGGCATTTAACCCATCTTTAACTTAACAGAATTTAAAAAATTTGCTTGGCTAGCAAACAATAGAACTTTATATTTGTTAACACTGTTAACTATAATAACAATAATTAAGATTATGGGCATTGTAGAGCGTAAACAAAGGCAAAAAGAAGAAGTTCGGGGAAGTATTCTGCGGGCTGCCTGGGCTTTGGTTTTAGCCGAAGGCTGGCAGGCACTCTCGATTCGTAAAATTGCCGATGCCATTGAATACAGTGTGCCGGTTATTTACAACCATTTCGAAAACAAAGAAGCTATTTTACAAGAGTTTACCAAAGAAGGCTTCGGGTTTTTAAATGAGCAATTAGAAACTGCTAAACAACAACATGCTTCGCCGGCCAAGCAATTAGAAGCCATGGCTTACGCTTACTGGAATTTTGCTGTTACAAATAAAGAATACTACCAACTTATGTACGGTTTGGGTATGCCTACTTGCGAA
The sequence above is a segment of the Adhaeribacter swui genome. Coding sequences within it:
- a CDS encoding TetR/AcrR family transcriptional regulator — protein: MGIVERKQRQKEEVRGSILRAAWALVLAEGWQALSIRKIADAIEYSVPVIYNHFENKEAILQEFTKEGFGFLNEQLETAKQQHASPAKQLEAMAYAYWNFAVTNKEYYQLMYGLGMPTCEIVRQTPEMTKFSNLLQETIKALIATSKNPETDCFLKFHTYWSMLHGLISINLTGRSAAPDKLNQLVLQDAIQGFIRNLE